In one Streptomyces sp. NBC_01241 genomic region, the following are encoded:
- a CDS encoding alpha/beta hydrolase, whose amino-acid sequence MTLHPEIATFIAGLPTPPEGPLDPVAMRAADEAHVAPLEERLPLHAVDDVTAQTASGEVPVRIYTPVEADSYGVLVYFHGGAFFLGSLETHDHVARSLAKETGLKVVSVDYRLAPEAAFPAGLDDCYAVVRWATEETGSLAWDGTTLALAGDSSGGTFVAAVAARAHDDGFHRITHQVLYYPSLDLDFDVDRYASLRENAVGYGMETAGLKPFNAFYVDSGADPADPLVSPIKRADLTGLPPALVVTAEYDPLRDEGELYGRRLREAGVESTVSRYEGAGHGFVQHFSWIPEYHGVFAQTRDFLGRR is encoded by the coding sequence ATGACACTGCATCCTGAGATCGCCACGTTCATCGCCGGCCTGCCGACCCCGCCCGAGGGCCCGCTCGACCCGGTCGCCATGCGCGCCGCGGACGAGGCGCACGTCGCTCCCCTCGAAGAGCGCCTGCCGCTCCACGCGGTCGACGACGTGACCGCGCAGACGGCGTCGGGCGAGGTACCGGTGCGGATCTACACGCCGGTCGAGGCCGACAGCTACGGCGTGCTGGTCTATTTCCACGGCGGCGCGTTCTTCCTCGGCAGCCTGGAGACGCACGACCACGTCGCGCGCTCGCTGGCGAAGGAGACCGGGCTCAAGGTCGTATCCGTCGACTACCGCCTGGCACCCGAGGCCGCCTTTCCGGCCGGTCTCGACGACTGCTACGCGGTCGTGCGCTGGGCCACCGAGGAGACCGGGAGCCTGGCCTGGGACGGCACGACCCTCGCCCTCGCCGGCGACAGCTCCGGCGGCACCTTCGTCGCCGCGGTCGCGGCCAGGGCACACGACGACGGCTTCCACCGGATCACGCACCAGGTCCTCTACTACCCCTCGCTCGACCTGGACTTCGACGTCGACCGCTATGCCTCGCTGCGGGAGAACGCCGTGGGGTACGGCATGGAGACGGCCGGGCTGAAGCCCTTCAACGCCTTCTACGTCGACAGCGGCGCCGATCCCGCGGACCCGCTCGTCTCGCCGATCAAGCGCGCGGACCTCACCGGGCTGCCGCCGGCCCTCGTCGTCACCGCGGAGTACGACCCGCTGCGCGACGAGGGCGAGCTCTACGGCCGACGGCTGCGGGAGGCCGGCGTGGAGTCGACGGTGAGCCGGTACGAGGGGGCCGGCCATGGATTCGTCCAGCACTTCTCCTGGATCCCGGAGTACCACGGGGTCTTCGCTCAGACGCGCGACTTCCTCGGCCGGCGCTGA
- a CDS encoding MBL fold metallo-hydrolase: MTHAVNVHPLVSPWGRFGLYSFFIDAPEPAVVDTGIASSPAEGMVPALEAIGRRIEDVRWILLTHGHIDHIGGAYALWELTGRRAQVVIHEADAPMLRSRRAHVEEYLAGRGQYLRDPDGAAKVTAAAHAVIAGEMEPSMLVKGGETISLGGDVTVSAHSIPGHTPGSVAYAIDGQRSVFVGDAVQVHGAANGFPGYLDPTAYRTSLEYVRDELRPQHLYLGHPYRRADGTPYGVELDAAQAQEAIAHSLAIEGRVTAAACGCLQAGLQKTDSPYSPFARVAEELGYTGDPALEPSPFFTSMHGYRTHLAQNA; the protein is encoded by the coding sequence ATGACGCACGCAGTCAACGTCCATCCTTTGGTGTCGCCGTGGGGCCGGTTCGGTCTCTACAGCTTCTTCATCGACGCACCCGAGCCGGCCGTCGTCGACACCGGGATCGCCTCCTCGCCCGCCGAAGGAATGGTTCCCGCGCTCGAGGCGATCGGCCGCCGCATCGAGGACGTGCGCTGGATCCTGCTGACCCACGGTCACATCGATCACATCGGCGGGGCTTACGCCCTGTGGGAGCTCACCGGGCGGCGCGCACAGGTGGTGATCCACGAGGCCGACGCACCGATGCTCCGCTCGCGGCGGGCCCACGTGGAGGAGTACCTCGCGGGACGGGGCCAGTACCTGCGCGACCCCGACGGGGCGGCGAAGGTGACGGCCGCCGCGCATGCCGTCATCGCCGGCGAGATGGAGCCCTCCATGCTTGTCAAGGGCGGCGAGACCATCTCCCTCGGCGGCGATGTCACCGTCTCGGCGCACTCGATCCCGGGCCACACGCCCGGATCGGTCGCCTACGCCATCGACGGCCAACGCTCGGTGTTCGTCGGCGACGCCGTGCAGGTCCACGGGGCCGCCAACGGCTTCCCCGGCTACCTGGACCCGACCGCCTACCGCACCAGCCTGGAGTACGTGCGGGACGAGCTCCGTCCGCAGCACCTGTACCTCGGACACCCGTACCGCCGCGCCGACGGCACGCCGTACGGCGTCGAACTCGACGCCGCGCAGGCCCAGGAGGCCATCGCCCACAGCCTCGCGATCGAGGGCCGTGTCACCGCGGCCGCCTGCGGCTGCCTGCAAGCAGGCCTGCAGAAGACGGATTCGCCGTACTCCCCGTTCGCCCGCGTTGCCGAGGAGCTCGGCTACACCGGCGACCCCGCGCTCGAGCCGTCGCCGTTCTTCACCTCCATGCACGGCTACCGCACACACCTCGCCCAGAACGCATGA
- a CDS encoding CocE/NonD family hydrolase — MTDFQTIRAGEQTIAVRKDLRVPMRDGVELAVDAYHGQDDKPRPALIAMSAYGKELQALALTTPPQRRPSPMWDGCIEAGDIARVVREDYVHVIGDVRGTGDSDGVMIGNYNFGGVSQGQDLYDLVEWVAAQPWCDGNVGMIGISYFGSMQVLAAAERPPHLKAIFVSGGHYDFYETTYHGGIMWFMPRAAREGRGGDSGIAHTDVKSRMQEVHSPEELKKLVEERLQDPDVAAWPNLVHVLKYPKNREFWFDIVMNHLDGDWYEERNPINLAENIDIPVYLQIDQGRGWTLDGHIELFNVLKGPKKLDIGSYPPMQSRPWIEEHDKMFRWYEYWLKGIDNGIMDEPAVSVFVEGSREVVTAAQWPPKEIEHKPLYLRPRHKLSFEPEFMGAEYAAPDGFYQAPLTVTDKVEVLKWSTEPYPEPTELIGTGAAHLFVEIDQDDTNFILRLWDEAPGGGRQLITSGYLKASHRELDEKRTTEGDPYHPHTRVVPVEPGKVEEYVLRLYPFAATFEPGHRLVVELSNNEPLVDAHNALLPPDAFHLPVGRPVTHKIYRDAAHPSRLVLPFTTVTRS; from the coding sequence ATGACTGACTTCCAGACGATCCGGGCGGGAGAGCAGACGATCGCCGTTCGCAAGGACCTCCGGGTGCCGATGCGGGACGGCGTCGAACTCGCCGTGGACGCCTACCACGGCCAGGACGACAAGCCGCGGCCGGCTCTGATCGCGATGAGCGCCTACGGCAAGGAGCTGCAGGCGCTCGCCCTCACCACGCCGCCGCAGCGCCGGCCCAGCCCGATGTGGGACGGCTGCATCGAGGCCGGTGACATCGCGCGCGTCGTCAGGGAGGACTATGTCCACGTCATCGGTGACGTGCGGGGAACCGGTGATTCCGACGGCGTCATGATCGGCAACTACAACTTCGGCGGCGTTTCCCAGGGGCAGGACCTGTACGACCTCGTCGAGTGGGTCGCAGCGCAGCCGTGGTGCGACGGCAACGTCGGCATGATCGGCATCTCCTACTTCGGCTCCATGCAGGTACTCGCCGCCGCCGAGCGGCCACCGCACCTCAAGGCGATCTTCGTCAGCGGTGGCCACTACGACTTCTACGAGACCACCTACCACGGCGGCATCATGTGGTTCATGCCGCGTGCTGCCCGCGAGGGACGCGGCGGCGACTCCGGCATCGCGCACACCGACGTCAAGTCCCGTATGCAGGAGGTCCATTCCCCCGAGGAGCTGAAGAAGCTCGTCGAGGAGCGGCTGCAGGATCCGGACGTGGCGGCCTGGCCGAACCTCGTGCACGTGCTCAAGTACCCGAAGAACCGCGAATTCTGGTTCGACATCGTGATGAACCACCTCGACGGCGACTGGTACGAGGAACGCAACCCGATCAATCTGGCCGAGAACATCGACATCCCGGTCTACCTGCAGATCGACCAGGGGCGCGGCTGGACCCTGGACGGTCACATCGAGCTGTTCAACGTCCTGAAGGGTCCCAAGAAGCTGGACATCGGCTCCTACCCGCCGATGCAGTCGCGACCCTGGATCGAAGAGCACGACAAGATGTTCCGCTGGTACGAGTACTGGCTCAAGGGCATCGACAACGGCATCATGGACGAACCGGCCGTGAGCGTCTTCGTGGAGGGCTCGCGCGAGGTGGTCACCGCGGCGCAGTGGCCACCGAAGGAGATCGAGCACAAGCCGCTCTACCTGCGCCCGCGGCACAAGCTCTCCTTCGAGCCCGAGTTCATGGGCGCCGAATACGCCGCCCCCGACGGCTTCTACCAGGCACCGCTCACCGTCACCGACAAGGTGGAGGTGCTGAAGTGGAGCACCGAGCCGTATCCGGAACCCACCGAGCTGATCGGTACCGGCGCGGCACACCTGTTCGTGGAGATCGACCAGGACGACACCAACTTCATCCTGCGCCTGTGGGACGAGGCTCCCGGCGGCGGCCGGCAGCTGATCACCAGCGGATACCTCAAGGCCTCCCACCGCGAGCTCGACGAGAAGCGCACCACCGAGGGCGACCCCTACCACCCGCACACCCGCGTGGTGCCGGTGGAGCCCGGGAAGGTGGAGGAGTACGTGCTGCGGCTCTATCCGTTCGCAGCCACCTTCGAGCCGGGTCACCGTCTGGTGGTGGAGTTGTCGAACAACGAGCCGCTGGTCGACGCGCACAACGCGCTGCTGCCGCCGGATGCCTTCCACCTGCCGGTGGGCCGCCCCGTCACCCACAAGATCTACCGCGACGCCGCGCACCCCTCCCGGCTCGTGCTGCCGTTCACGACGGTCACCCGGTCGTGA
- a CDS encoding erythromycin esterase family protein: MLREIVGDARVVAVGEGAHFVEEFSRARQRVLRFLAERCGFTVFAMEFGFSEAFPLDRWLLGDGDDGDLAKVSRAAAEWGAADLMHWLRHHNRTSGHPLRFAGLDIPEAGGALRPALEPVAEYLREVDPDALPLVDTALEISDRFLKGCGSGATAAPAWAGLETAEQNKLTAVLARLLLRLRAVEPLYVSRSSQSRFDIARRQVEAARHTDYMFQAGNALMSGRGLAADLSVREIYLAESLRWHLDHAEPGTRIALAAHNNHIHKTAFSLDFGGGLTTLPMGQHLQRMLGQDYRTVALVHTADHVPEMYPDQSAAVGFTLAEAPLEPAEPGSVEAALIDAGLADRITLTDLRHAPRDEQGAPLINGLRFQSSHLSTPVPEAFDAVLAVPTVTRDRTVRF, translated from the coding sequence GTGCTCCGGGAGATCGTCGGCGATGCCCGGGTTGTGGCAGTCGGTGAGGGCGCCCACTTCGTCGAAGAGTTCTCGCGCGCACGCCAGCGGGTGCTGCGCTTTCTCGCCGAACGCTGTGGATTCACCGTCTTCGCCATGGAGTTCGGCTTCAGCGAAGCCTTCCCCCTCGACCGGTGGCTGCTGGGCGACGGCGACGACGGGGACCTGGCGAAAGTAAGCCGGGCCGCCGCCGAGTGGGGCGCCGCAGATCTCATGCACTGGCTGCGCCACCACAACCGCACCAGCGGACACCCCTTGCGCTTCGCCGGCCTCGACATCCCCGAGGCCGGCGGGGCGCTACGACCTGCCCTGGAGCCGGTGGCCGAATACCTGCGTGAGGTCGACCCCGATGCACTCCCCCTCGTCGATACGGCCCTGGAGATCAGCGATCGGTTCCTCAAGGGCTGCGGTTCCGGCGCCACGGCCGCGCCCGCATGGGCCGGCCTGGAGACCGCCGAGCAGAACAAACTGACTGCCGTACTGGCACGGCTGTTGCTGCGGCTGCGCGCCGTCGAACCGCTCTACGTCTCCCGCAGCAGCCAGAGCCGCTTCGACATCGCCCGGCGCCAGGTGGAAGCGGCCCGCCACACCGACTACATGTTCCAGGCGGGAAACGCGCTGATGTCCGGTCGGGGCCTGGCCGCGGACCTGTCGGTGCGAGAGATCTACCTGGCCGAGTCCCTGCGCTGGCACCTGGACCACGCCGAACCGGGGACCCGGATAGCCCTTGCGGCACACAACAACCACATCCACAAGACGGCGTTTTCTTTGGATTTCGGCGGCGGCCTCACCACACTGCCCATGGGCCAGCACCTGCAGCGGATGCTCGGCCAGGACTACCGCACCGTGGCGCTCGTCCACACCGCCGACCACGTGCCGGAGATGTACCCCGACCAGAGCGCCGCGGTCGGCTTCACCCTCGCCGAAGCCCCCCTTGAGCCTGCCGAGCCCGGCAGTGTCGAGGCCGCTCTTATCGATGCCGGACTCGCCGACCGGATCACCTTGACCGACCTGCGCCACGCACCGCGCGACGAACAGGGGGCACCACTGATCAACGGGCTCCGTTTCCAGAGCTCCCATCTGAGCACCCCGGTCCCTGAAGCGTTCGATGCCGTGCTCGCCGTCCCGACGGTCACCCGGGACCGCACAGTGCGCTTCTGA
- a CDS encoding ArsR/SmtB family transcription factor, with the protein MRDPAPTGDDLVRVLATLSNPHRLRVVAALSGRRNYVSQLARELDISRALLQVHLKKLEAVGLVSSRLELSEDGKAMKFYEVSPFSVHLTPECIESAVETLTTEKGSSR; encoded by the coding sequence ATGAGAGACCCCGCGCCGACGGGCGACGACCTGGTGCGGGTGCTGGCCACGCTGTCCAACCCGCACCGGCTGCGAGTCGTGGCGGCCCTTTCCGGCCGACGGAACTACGTGAGCCAGCTGGCGCGCGAGCTGGACATCAGCAGGGCGCTGCTCCAGGTCCATCTGAAGAAGCTGGAGGCGGTCGGCCTGGTCTCCTCCCGGCTGGAGCTGTCGGAGGACGGAAAAGCAATGAAGTTCTACGAGGTGAGTCCGTTCTCGGTCCACCTCACACCCGAGTGCATCGAGAGCGCCGTAGAGACGTTGACCACCGAGAAGGGATCGTCGCGATGA
- a CDS encoding MMPL family transporter: protein MLPKSKSAPRPPDGFDSAQRCLPAYSRSAGPGRSAGVIAAVAGWSARHRALAIGGWLALVVVAVLSSSLVRGDSARSVDPGEAGRAQQMVDAQGSGGSIRENVLIQSRGGGDRRFPDDPELRDATRDLVAELRRTPGAVRDVGSPLAAHGERWVTRDGRSGLVTFEVAGSEEQFETHYETVAKAVERVGESHPRVRLAQAGDHSLSEAVNDGIKGDLKRAETTSLPLTVLILLVVFGSLVAAGIPLLLSATTVAAAFGLLQVVSRWVPFNSAASAIVLLIGMAVGIDYSLFYLRRVREERAAGHEVREALRITALTSGHAIVASGLTVMLCMIGLLFTGVDVFKGLTAGTVLVVGLAVLSSVTVLPALLAALGDRVDRARIPWLGRRRIAAQESRLWGRVARAVVRRPVPAGATAALVLLLMALPALGIRLQDAAVTASLPPGVSTAVDAATRMQSVFPGSATAARVVIDRADGTSADTPEVRAAIDGLHAQVAAGHGALREPITAVPVGDAMVVRVPLAGAVTDPVANRALESLRDRALPTTLGTVEGIDYAVAGRTAMPHDFAEQVNRRTPAVFAFILGLAFLLLAVTFRSWTIPLVSILLNLLSIGAAYGVLALVFQDGHLESLLGFISYGGVVSWLPLFMFIILFGLSMDYHIFILSRIRERWLAGTQPREAVVGGIAASAGVVSSAALIMTGVFTVFMTLSAIEYKMLGLGMALAILIDATVVRGVLLPAALSLLGERAWSRGTGVIGRASSSGKASGVDGS from the coding sequence ATGCTGCCCAAGAGCAAATCCGCTCCCCGTCCGCCCGACGGTTTCGACAGCGCCCAACGGTGCTTACCTGCCTACTCCCGCAGCGCCGGGCCCGGTCGCAGCGCAGGGGTGATCGCGGCCGTCGCGGGCTGGTCGGCCCGGCACCGCGCCCTGGCGATCGGCGGGTGGCTCGCACTCGTAGTGGTTGCCGTCCTGTCCAGCTCCCTGGTCCGGGGCGACAGCGCCCGGTCCGTCGATCCGGGGGAGGCAGGTCGGGCCCAGCAGATGGTGGACGCGCAGGGCAGTGGCGGCTCCATCCGGGAGAACGTGCTGATCCAGTCCCGGGGCGGCGGTGATCGACGGTTTCCGGACGACCCCGAACTGAGGGATGCCACCAGGGACTTGGTGGCCGAGCTGCGCCGGACACCGGGCGCCGTGCGTGATGTCGGCTCCCCGCTGGCGGCGCACGGCGAGCGATGGGTGACGCGAGACGGCCGGTCCGGCCTTGTCACCTTTGAAGTGGCGGGCTCCGAGGAGCAGTTCGAGACCCACTACGAGACCGTGGCGAAGGCCGTGGAACGGGTCGGGGAGAGCCATCCGCGGGTACGGCTCGCCCAGGCGGGCGACCACAGCCTCTCCGAGGCGGTCAACGACGGGATCAAGGGCGACCTCAAGCGCGCCGAGACGACCTCTCTGCCGCTGACGGTCCTGATCCTGCTGGTCGTCTTCGGTTCCCTGGTCGCCGCCGGTATCCCGTTGCTGCTGTCGGCGACCACCGTGGCGGCCGCTTTCGGCCTGCTGCAAGTCGTCAGCCGGTGGGTGCCGTTCAACAGCGCCGCCTCCGCGATCGTGCTGCTGATCGGCATGGCGGTCGGCATCGACTACTCGCTGTTCTACCTGCGCCGGGTGCGCGAGGAGCGGGCGGCCGGACACGAGGTGCGGGAGGCGCTGCGGATCACGGCACTCACCTCGGGGCACGCCATCGTGGCCTCCGGCCTGACCGTGATGCTCTGCATGATCGGCCTGCTGTTCACCGGCGTGGACGTCTTCAAGGGCCTGACCGCCGGCACTGTCCTGGTGGTCGGCCTCGCGGTGCTCAGCTCCGTGACGGTCCTGCCCGCCCTGCTTGCCGCACTCGGCGACCGGGTCGACAGGGCGCGTATCCCCTGGCTGGGCAGGCGCAGGATCGCAGCGCAGGAGTCGCGTCTTTGGGGGCGGGTGGCGCGGGCAGTCGTACGCCGGCCCGTTCCGGCCGGTGCGACGGCGGCGCTGGTCCTGTTGCTGATGGCGTTGCCCGCGCTCGGCATCCGGTTGCAGGACGCCGCGGTGACGGCCAGCCTGCCGCCCGGTGTGTCGACCGCGGTGGACGCAGCGACGCGGATGCAGAGTGTCTTCCCCGGGTCGGCGACCGCGGCCCGGGTGGTCATCGACCGTGCGGACGGCACGTCGGCCGACACCCCCGAGGTACGGGCAGCGATCGACGGACTCCACGCGCAGGTTGCCGCCGGTCATGGCGCGCTGCGGGAGCCGATCACAGCCGTACCGGTCGGTGACGCGATGGTGGTGCGGGTGCCGCTGGCGGGCGCTGTCACCGATCCCGTGGCGAATCGTGCTCTGGAATCCCTCCGTGACCGCGCACTCCCCACGACTCTCGGCACGGTGGAGGGCATCGACTACGCAGTCGCCGGCAGGACCGCCATGCCCCATGACTTCGCGGAGCAGGTGAACCGCCGGACCCCTGCCGTATTCGCGTTCATCCTCGGCCTCGCCTTCCTCCTTCTCGCGGTGACGTTCCGGTCGTGGACGATCCCCCTGGTGTCGATCCTGCTCAATCTGCTGTCCATCGGCGCCGCGTACGGGGTACTGGCCCTGGTCTTCCAGGACGGCCACCTGGAATCGCTGCTGGGGTTCATCTCCTATGGAGGAGTGGTCAGTTGGCTACCGTTGTTCATGTTCATCATTCTGTTCGGCCTGAGCATGGACTATCACATCTTCATTCTCAGCCGGATCAGGGAACGGTGGCTCGCGGGTACGCAACCGCGCGAGGCGGTCGTCGGTGGCATCGCGGCCAGTGCGGGTGTCGTCAGTAGCGCGGCGCTCATCATGACCGGTGTCTTCACGGTCTTCATGACCCTGTCCGCCATCGAATACAAGATGCTGGGCCTCGGCATGGCGCTGGCCATCCTCATCGACGCCACTGTTGTGCGCGGTGTGCTGTTGCCGGCCGCGCTGTCCCTGCTCGGCGAGCGGGCCTGGAGTCGCGGGACCGGTGTGATCGGACGCGCCTCATCGAGCGGAAAGGCTTCCGGAGTGGACGGGTCCTGA
- a CDS encoding GNAT family N-acetyltransferase, translating to MTSTLRLEKITVDNFDVAIGLKVRTDQEHLVAPVVKSLAEAYLYPGIAWPRLIFDGDRPVGFLMAFFDIDFAGDGKNTDIRSGLWRLNIAAGEQGRGYGRFAVESVAAEIRRRGGTRLTVSWHPGEDGPEGFYLGLGFRPTGETSGDQTVGELELGQALTEVPGALHR from the coding sequence ATGACGTCTACGCTCCGCCTGGAGAAGATCACCGTCGACAACTTCGACGTTGCGATCGGCCTGAAGGTGCGCACCGACCAGGAGCACCTGGTCGCGCCGGTCGTGAAATCGCTCGCTGAGGCGTACCTGTACCCCGGGATAGCCTGGCCTCGCCTCATCTTCGACGGCGACCGGCCCGTCGGCTTCCTCATGGCGTTCTTCGACATCGACTTCGCCGGCGACGGCAAGAACACCGACATCCGCTCGGGTCTGTGGCGTCTCAATATCGCGGCGGGTGAGCAGGGCCGCGGGTACGGCCGTTTCGCGGTCGAGTCCGTGGCCGCTGAAATCCGCCGCCGCGGCGGCACCCGGCTCACCGTCTCCTGGCACCCGGGCGAGGACGGCCCTGAGGGCTTCTATCTGGGGCTCGGGTTTCGGCCGACCGGAGAGACGAGCGGGGATCAAACGGTGGGGGAACTGGAACTGGGTCAGGCCCTGACCGAAGTTCCAGGGGCACTTCACCGGTAA
- a CDS encoding LCP family protein: MFARGGAVLAVLLLATGGVGVWVYQSLDGNIHSADIDDKLGGDRPANMSPGSKNILVVGSDSRDGDNGKYGKSLTTMQSDTLMVMHVAANRKWSTVVSLPRDSWVGIPACDRGDGTRSTPHHFKINEAFAVGGTSGEVAGAAACTIRTVEQNTGLRIDHFMSIDFQGFKGMVNALDGIEVCPETAIHDKKAHLDLEAGCQTVRDEKALGYVRTRYSVGDGSDLGRIGRQQEFMEALAAKAQKKLTSPAALYGFLDSATKSLTTDKELAGITPLTGLASELKEIPSDRLTFLTVPNYAREADVPTDKANVVWQYPQAADLFASLAADKEVDKKSLEARSKNPVYAATIRVRVLNGTGKSGQAAKVADALRMAGYTIVGTGNAPSDTPTTAVTFPQGLDQQAKALASRVPGARATEDATAAPGSVTLTVGDNFDGTR, translated from the coding sequence CTGTTCGCCCGTGGCGGGGCCGTGCTGGCCGTGCTGCTTCTGGCGACGGGCGGCGTCGGCGTGTGGGTCTATCAGAGTCTCGACGGGAACATCCACTCCGCCGACATCGACGACAAGCTCGGCGGCGACCGGCCGGCCAACATGAGCCCCGGTTCCAAGAACATCCTGGTGGTGGGTTCGGACTCGCGCGACGGCGACAACGGGAAATACGGCAAGAGTCTGACCACGATGCAGTCGGACACCTTGATGGTCATGCACGTGGCAGCCAACCGGAAGTGGAGTACCGTCGTGTCCCTTCCGCGCGATTCGTGGGTGGGAATCCCGGCCTGCGACCGGGGCGACGGCACCCGGTCCACCCCGCATCACTTCAAGATCAATGAAGCCTTTGCCGTCGGCGGAACGAGCGGTGAGGTCGCAGGGGCCGCGGCCTGCACCATCCGGACCGTCGAACAGAACACCGGCCTGCGCATCGATCACTTCATGTCGATCGACTTCCAGGGATTCAAGGGCATGGTGAATGCCCTGGACGGCATAGAAGTCTGTCCCGAGACGGCGATCCACGACAAGAAGGCTCATCTCGATCTGGAGGCGGGGTGTCAGACGGTCAGGGACGAGAAGGCCCTCGGCTATGTCAGGACCCGCTACAGCGTGGGAGACGGCTCCGACCTGGGCAGAATAGGGCGGCAGCAGGAATTCATGGAGGCCCTGGCGGCCAAGGCGCAGAAGAAACTCACCAGTCCGGCCGCCTTGTACGGATTCCTCGACTCGGCGACCAAATCACTGACGACGGACAAGGAATTGGCAGGGATCACGCCGCTCACCGGGCTCGCCTCCGAACTCAAGGAAATCCCGAGTGACCGACTGACCTTCCTGACCGTGCCGAATTACGCGCGTGAGGCGGATGTGCCCACCGACAAGGCCAATGTGGTGTGGCAATACCCCCAGGCGGCGGACCTCTTCGCTTCGTTGGCCGCGGACAAGGAAGTCGACAAGAAGTCACTGGAGGCCCGCAGCAAGAACCCCGTGTACGCCGCCACCATCCGTGTGCGCGTACTCAACGGGACGGGAAAGTCGGGGCAGGCGGCAAAGGTCGCGGACGCCCTGCGTATGGCGGGGTACACCATCGTCGGCACGGGCAACGCCCCCAGCGACACACCAACGACGGCGGTCACATTCCCGCAGGGACTCGACCAGCAGGCGAAGGCACTGGCCTCCCGGGTGCCGGGAGCGCGGGCGACCGAGGACGCCACGGCCGCTCCGGGCTCGGTGACGTTGACCGTCGGCGACAACTTCGACGGCACTCGCTGA
- a CDS encoding 4'-phosphopantetheinyl transferase family protein — translation MIEKILPPQVAVVEALSDPVDAALFPGEEELIRNSVESRRKEFTTARWCARRALGMLGFAPVPILKGERGAPIWPEGVVGSMTHCAGYRAAAVARRADLLSVGIDAEPHEPLPDGVHETIALPAEKQRERELRRTAPEIRWDRLLFSAKESVYKVWFPLTHRWLGFEQADIVLHSNGTFTADLLIPATDPDPAPPGGATSTPTGFRGRWLVADGLVATAIAVESEPDTPTR, via the coding sequence ATGATCGAGAAGATTCTGCCGCCCCAGGTGGCCGTGGTGGAGGCACTCTCCGACCCGGTCGACGCGGCTCTTTTCCCCGGTGAGGAAGAACTGATCCGTAACTCGGTGGAGTCCCGGCGCAAGGAGTTCACCACCGCCCGCTGGTGCGCCCGTCGCGCGCTCGGCATGCTCGGTTTCGCGCCCGTCCCCATCCTGAAGGGCGAACGCGGAGCGCCGATATGGCCGGAAGGCGTCGTCGGAAGCATGACGCACTGCGCCGGCTACCGAGCCGCCGCGGTCGCCCGCCGGGCGGACCTGCTCTCCGTCGGTATAGACGCCGAACCGCACGAGCCGCTGCCCGACGGGGTGCACGAGACCATAGCCCTGCCGGCGGAAAAGCAGCGCGAGCGCGAGTTGCGCAGGACGGCCCCGGAGATCCGTTGGGACCGGCTGCTGTTCAGCGCGAAGGAGAGCGTCTACAAGGTGTGGTTCCCGCTCACCCACCGGTGGCTCGGCTTCGAACAGGCCGACATCGTCCTCCACTCCAACGGCACGTTCACGGCCGATCTGCTGATCCCCGCCACGGACCCGGACCCTGCCCCGCCCGGAGGGGCGACGTCGACCCCGACAGGCTTCCGTGGCCGGTGGCTGGTCGCGGACGGTCTCGTGGCGACCGCGATCGCTGTCGAGAGCGAGCCGGACACGCCCACCCGGTAG